The following are encoded together in the Robertmurraya sp. FSL R5-0851 genome:
- the nuoK gene encoding NADH-quinone oxidoreductase subunit NuoK, with the protein MSSVPVSAYLTLALILFCIGLYGALTKRNTVIVLISIELMLNAVNINLVAFSKYGANPGITGQVFALFSIAVAAAEAAVGLAILIALYRNRKTVNMDEMNTLKH; encoded by the coding sequence ATGAGCTCAGTTCCCGTTTCAGCCTACCTCACGCTTGCGTTAATTCTATTTTGTATCGGATTGTACGGTGCATTAACGAAGCGAAATACAGTGATTGTATTAATTTCCATTGAATTGATGCTAAACGCAGTCAATATAAATCTGGTTGCCTTTAGTAAGTACGGAGCGAACCCAGGGATTACGGGTCAAGTGTTTGCATTATTTTCGATCGCTGTGGCAGCAGCGGAGGCAGCCGTTGGGTTGGCGATTTTAATTGCCCTTTACCGTAATCGAAAAACCGTTAATATGGATGAAATGAACACCTTAAAGCATTAG
- the nuoN gene encoding NADH-quinone oxidoreductase subunit NuoN — MDLEQMLSYQWAIMTPEFIILGIATILSIMDLFMPKDQDRKILGWIAFTAIIAAFVSLLGLVDLELTSILYDTFRLDSYAKAFKLLLLLGAALVMLLAISYEPKEEMKEYKGEFYYLFLTALLGAMVMTSSGDLITLFVGLELLSLSSYILAGIRKKHLPSNESAMKYVINGGISTAVTLFGLSYVFGLTGSTNLTEITGVLSANFDTQQIYLLGLSFLLVFVGLSFKLASVPFHMWAPDVYQGAPTPVTAFLSVVSKTAGFVILLRILLTVYGAAPSGSSTASYPMLIKMQDYIALLAGATMIIGNVIALRQRNVKRLFAYSSIAHAGYLLVAIAALSAFMFDAMWFYLGAYLFMNLGAFAIIQLISGKSDNEDISAFAGLYKRSPILAVSMGVFLLSLAGIPGTAGFIGKLNIFMGTFYVDPAHYVLASVMIATTVISYFYYFGIFTQMFFRPAATDEKIQLPAGIIVVLVIAVAATIVFGLFPNLAFDFLHNHFNGFSDMFQ, encoded by the coding sequence ATGGATCTTGAACAAATGTTATCGTATCAATGGGCAATTATGACACCGGAGTTCATCATCCTTGGTATTGCAACCATCCTTTCCATCATGGACTTGTTCATGCCGAAAGACCAAGATCGAAAAATTCTTGGCTGGATTGCCTTCACTGCCATTATTGCAGCGTTTGTCTCACTATTAGGATTGGTGGATTTAGAATTAACGAGTATTTTATATGATACGTTTCGCTTAGATTCGTACGCAAAAGCATTCAAGTTGTTACTGCTCCTTGGTGCAGCGCTTGTAATGCTACTTGCAATCAGTTACGAACCCAAAGAAGAGATGAAGGAATACAAGGGAGAGTTCTACTATTTGTTTTTAACCGCTTTGCTCGGAGCAATGGTTATGACGTCGAGCGGAGACTTAATCACATTATTTGTCGGACTTGAACTTTTATCACTTTCTTCTTATATATTAGCGGGCATTCGTAAAAAACATCTTCCATCCAATGAGTCAGCCATGAAATATGTCATCAATGGCGGGATTTCAACAGCTGTCACACTGTTTGGATTAAGCTATGTGTTTGGTTTAACCGGATCAACCAACTTAACGGAGATTACAGGTGTGTTATCAGCGAATTTTGATACACAGCAAATTTACTTGCTTGGGTTATCCTTTTTGCTAGTATTTGTTGGTTTATCGTTTAAATTGGCATCGGTACCGTTTCATATGTGGGCGCCGGATGTGTATCAAGGAGCACCAACTCCAGTTACTGCGTTTTTAAGCGTGGTGTCCAAAACAGCTGGATTCGTGATTTTGCTTCGTATTCTTTTGACTGTATACGGGGCGGCACCATCTGGTTCAAGTACGGCATCGTATCCGATGTTGATTAAGATGCAGGATTATATTGCACTGCTGGCAGGAGCAACGATGATTATCGGGAACGTCATTGCGTTACGTCAGCGCAATGTAAAACGATTATTCGCATACTCCAGTATCGCGCATGCGGGGTACCTGTTGGTAGCAATAGCGGCATTGTCAGCATTCATGTTTGACGCGATGTGGTTTTACTTAGGAGCTTACTTGTTCATGAATCTTGGTGCGTTTGCCATCATTCAGCTGATCAGTGGAAAATCAGATAATGAAGATATTAGTGCATTTGCTGGCCTTTATAAGCGTTCACCAATCTTGGCTGTTTCAATGGGAGTGTTCCTCCTTTCGTTAGCGGGAATTCCAGGAACAGCAGGCTTTATTGGAAAGCTGAACATCTTTATGGGAACGTTCTATGTGGATCCTGCACACTATGTGCTAGCATCGGTCATGATCGCCACGACCGTCATTTCGTACTTCTACTATTTCGGCATTTTTACACAAATGTTCTTTCGACCAGCCGCAACCGATGAAAAAATTCAGCTACCAGCTGGAATCATCGTTGTGTTAGTCATTGCGGTCGCAGCAACCATTGTGTTTGGTCTATTCCCGAATTTGGCGTTTGATTTCTTGCACAATCACTTCAACGGCTTTTCGGACATGTTTCAATAG
- a CDS encoding YwmB family TATA-box binding protein: MKKLSYVLLIMCLTGFAIINIGNKTIVAEEQLDLLTLASVVEGEQIPITGWSLHAREKVDHLDSLEGVKEFSKDLQKKFPEWSWNVNSKENMWEATGISTTDHGPKEKIQVLTTLTNQQPQTYIIYEVNDEKFSQQTTRFLENELPLQLSDIFRGKPTIFSCIKGEFSDKMNKSLPDTVNRLLTQFKAEEIESLDENNFVSSSAYSPMLSETLTSNQKEMNLQVGLRTQGLGAKTTLVVGTPIITIEY, encoded by the coding sequence ATGAAAAAACTTTCTTATGTCTTATTAATTATGTGCTTAACAGGTTTTGCTATTATAAACATTGGGAATAAAACGATAGTAGCTGAAGAACAGCTTGACTTACTAACACTTGCTTCTGTCGTGGAAGGGGAACAAATTCCCATCACTGGATGGTCTCTGCATGCAAGAGAGAAAGTGGACCATTTAGACAGCCTTGAGGGCGTGAAGGAGTTCAGCAAAGACTTGCAAAAAAAATTTCCTGAATGGTCGTGGAACGTGAATTCTAAAGAGAATATGTGGGAAGCTACAGGTATAAGCACCACTGACCATGGTCCGAAGGAAAAAATCCAAGTTTTAACAACCCTCACAAATCAGCAACCTCAAACGTATATCATTTATGAGGTGAATGACGAGAAATTTTCGCAACAAACCACACGATTTCTTGAAAATGAACTACCATTGCAGCTCTCTGACATCTTTCGAGGAAAACCAACAATTTTCTCTTGTATAAAAGGCGAATTCAGTGATAAGATGAATAAGTCTTTGCCTGATACTGTCAATCGATTACTTACGCAGTTTAAGGCAGAAGAGATCGAATCATTAGACGAAAATAATTTTGTATCATCATCGGCGTATTCGCCTATGTTGTCAGAAACCTTAACAAGCAACCAGAAAGAAATGAACTTACAAGTAGGACTTAGAACGCAAGGATTGGGCGCAAAGACTACCCTAGTAGTTGGCACACCAATCATTACGATTGAATATTAA
- a CDS encoding complex I subunit 4 family protein, with product MNLMLALIVFSPLLGILVLSFIPKMQESSIKLIGILATLPAMVLSLAVFSQYKNGTELFEYNLKWNWIHFGMSEGVFEIPFELGMDGFSLIMVVLTSILSLLAAIASLHIKKEWKGYFMLFLLLEVGMLGVFVAENLILFFLFFEITLIPMFFLIGKWGYHEKEKAAYSFLIYNGLGSAVLLIVIMVLFARTGTSNIDVLQQLLTADAGHARITDSVKMGLLLALLVAFGVKLPIFPLHTWMLRVHVQAPPSIVMLHSGILLKIGAYGLIRFGMGIFPEQFTSIAWLLATLGVVNLLYGAFLALVQKDFKMVLAYSSISHMGIVLIGVGALNEAGIQGAIFQVVSHGLISALLFFLVGIFYERFHTSHITKLGGMAKGMPITAGFLLAGAMASLGLPGMSGFVSEFMAFLGLFEAMPVLAAVGCLGIILTAVYLLRAVLGITFGKAHREFTSVSDIRSFEWAPVLVLVALIVVIGVYPSVLSEPLQATLETIMLGLGG from the coding sequence ATGAATTTGATGTTAGCACTCATCGTGTTTTCCCCGTTACTTGGGATTCTCGTTTTATCATTTATTCCAAAAATGCAGGAGAGCTCCATTAAGCTGATTGGGATTCTTGCGACTTTACCAGCAATGGTTCTTTCACTGGCTGTTTTCTCTCAATATAAAAATGGAACAGAACTGTTTGAGTACAATCTGAAATGGAACTGGATTCACTTTGGCATGAGTGAAGGAGTATTTGAAATTCCGTTTGAGTTGGGGATGGATGGCTTCTCACTTATTATGGTTGTTTTAACAAGTATTCTGTCCTTGTTAGCGGCTATTGCTTCGCTTCATATTAAAAAAGAGTGGAAGGGCTACTTCATGTTATTCCTTCTCCTTGAAGTAGGAATGCTCGGAGTATTCGTGGCCGAAAACCTAATCCTGTTCTTCTTATTTTTTGAAATCACGCTCATTCCGATGTTCTTTTTAATCGGGAAATGGGGCTATCATGAAAAAGAAAAAGCAGCGTATAGCTTCCTGATTTACAATGGACTTGGTTCAGCGGTTCTACTGATTGTCATTATGGTGTTGTTCGCTCGCACAGGAACATCCAATATTGATGTGTTACAGCAATTGCTAACAGCAGATGCAGGCCATGCAAGAATCACGGACTCCGTTAAAATGGGGCTTTTACTTGCCTTGTTAGTGGCGTTTGGTGTAAAGCTACCTATTTTTCCGTTACATACATGGATGCTTCGCGTTCACGTTCAGGCTCCACCATCAATCGTAATGCTTCACTCAGGAATTCTTTTGAAAATTGGGGCATACGGGTTAATTCGCTTCGGAATGGGAATTTTCCCAGAACAATTCACCTCCATCGCTTGGTTGCTTGCTACGCTCGGTGTGGTGAACTTATTGTATGGTGCGTTCCTTGCACTGGTTCAAAAGGATTTCAAGATGGTGCTCGCATACTCTTCGATTTCTCATATGGGAATTGTGTTAATTGGAGTTGGGGCACTTAATGAAGCGGGTATTCAAGGGGCGATCTTCCAAGTCGTTTCTCACGGGTTGATCTCTGCCTTATTGTTCTTCTTAGTAGGAATTTTTTATGAGCGTTTCCATACGTCTCATATCACGAAGCTTGGTGGAATGGCAAAGGGAATGCCAATCACAGCTGGTTTCTTATTAGCGGGAGCAATGGCTTCTCTTGGTTTACCGGGAATGAGCGGATTCGTAAGTGAGTTCATGGCGTTTTTAGGATTATTCGAGGCCATGCCTGTACTTGCTGCGGTCGGCTGCTTAGGCATTATTTTAACCGCTGTATACTTACTGCGAGCGGTTTTAGGGATAACGTTTGGAAAAGCGCATCGGGAATTCACTAGCGTATCAGATATTCGTTCTTTTGAATGGGCGCCGGTACTCGTACTTGTCGCGTTAATTGTGGTAATTGGTGTTTACCCAAGTGTACTAAGTGAACCACTACAAGCCACACTTGAGACTATCATGCTTGGGTTAGGAGGGTGA
- the murA gene encoding UDP-N-acetylglucosamine 1-carboxyvinyltransferase yields MEKIIVRGGRRLSGSVKVEGAKNAVLPVIAATLLASDGKCVIKDVPTLSDVFTINEVLRYLNANVGFKDNTVTVDASGVLREEAPFEYVRKMRASVLVMGSLLARNGRARVALPGGCAIGSRPIDQHLKGFEAMGAKVKVGNGFIEAEAPEGRLHGAKIYLDFPSVGATENIMMAATLANGTTVMENCAKEPEIVDLANFLNKMGAKVRGAGTGTIRIEGVDVLFGCEHHIIPDRIEAGTFMVASAITGGNVLVRGAVPEHLTSLIAKMEEMGVIIEEEADGLRVIGPDKLKAVDIKTMPHPGFPTDMQSQMMALLLHAKGTSMITETVFENRFMHVEEFRRMNADIKIEGRSVIMNGPSNLQGAEVAATDLRAAAALILTGLVADGITRVTELKHLDRGYVDFHQKLASLGADIERVTEVVETIEKTYVSDMNA; encoded by the coding sequence TTGGAAAAAATCATCGTCCGCGGCGGAAGAAGGCTTAGTGGCTCAGTGAAAGTAGAAGGCGCTAAAAATGCAGTTTTGCCTGTGATCGCCGCAACATTATTAGCAAGTGATGGAAAATGCGTAATTAAAGATGTGCCGACACTCTCCGATGTATTTACAATCAATGAAGTGTTACGCTATTTAAATGCCAATGTCGGATTTAAAGATAACACGGTAACGGTTGATGCATCTGGAGTATTAAGAGAAGAAGCACCATTTGAATATGTAAGAAAAATGAGAGCATCTGTACTAGTAATGGGTTCATTACTAGCAAGAAATGGCCGTGCACGAGTTGCATTGCCGGGTGGCTGTGCAATTGGTTCACGTCCAATTGATCAGCATTTAAAAGGCTTTGAAGCTATGGGTGCTAAGGTAAAAGTTGGAAACGGATTTATTGAAGCCGAAGCTCCAGAAGGTCGCTTACACGGCGCAAAAATCTATTTAGATTTCCCAAGTGTCGGTGCGACTGAAAATATTATGATGGCCGCGACTCTTGCCAATGGTACAACAGTGATGGAAAACTGTGCGAAAGAGCCAGAAATTGTGGACTTAGCTAATTTCCTTAACAAAATGGGTGCCAAGGTTAGAGGAGCAGGAACAGGTACGATTCGCATTGAAGGTGTAGATGTTCTTTTCGGTTGCGAGCATCATATTATTCCTGACCGCATCGAGGCTGGAACATTCATGGTTGCTTCCGCTATTACTGGTGGAAACGTGCTTGTAAGAGGAGCCGTTCCAGAACATTTAACCTCACTTATTGCGAAAATGGAAGAGATGGGCGTTATTATTGAAGAAGAAGCGGACGGCTTACGTGTCATTGGACCAGATAAGCTTAAAGCCGTGGATATCAAAACAATGCCACATCCAGGATTCCCAACAGATATGCAATCACAAATGATGGCATTACTTCTTCATGCAAAAGGAACTAGTATGATTACAGAAACGGTATTTGAAAACCGTTTTATGCACGTAGAAGAATTCCGTCGTATGAATGCTGATATTAAAATTGAAGGTCGTTCAGTAATTATGAATGGACCATCTAACCTGCAAGGAGCAGAGGTTGCTGCAACAGACTTACGTGCGGCTGCTGCGCTTATCTTAACAGGATTAGTCGCTGACGGCATCACTCGTGTAACAGAGCTTAAGCATTTAGACCGTGGGTATGTTGACTTCCACCAGAAGCTTGCATCACTTGGTGCAGATATCGAGCGTGTGACAGAAGTCGTTGAAACGATTGAAAAAACATACGTTAGTGATATGAATGCTTAA
- a CDS encoding DUF1146 family protein, which yields MIAEFGHQALISILSHLFFIALAWWALQSINYEKLLRGNHVLQARVLFIFLSIVIGSAVSNFFLDYLLWSQQLPLLFQMIM from the coding sequence ATGATCGCAGAATTTGGACATCAAGCATTAATTAGCATTTTGTCGCATTTGTTTTTTATTGCACTTGCCTGGTGGGCGCTTCAGTCCATTAATTACGAAAAGCTATTAAGAGGGAACCATGTATTGCAAGCACGAGTGTTGTTTATATTTTTATCCATTGTGATTGGTTCTGCTGTTAGTAATTTTTTCCTGGATTACCTGCTTTGGTCACAACAACTACCACTACTCTTTCAAATGATTATGTAA
- a CDS encoding NADH-quinone oxidoreductase subunit J: MTVTGELIAFMSLALVAVIGGVLLLNLTKVVHMIVALVFTFVSIAGIYVMLSAEFVATVQILIYSGAITIIMLFGIMLTRHNDTSEPEEGWIRKTLLFIGVLGFAVVMYIGVYDLDLASGPNTLHENNTEQIGVALYSKYVIPFEITSVILLVALIGSIVLAKKDDEKEADKE; this comes from the coding sequence ATGACAGTTACGGGTGAATTAATCGCATTTATGTCACTAGCGCTCGTTGCGGTCATTGGCGGCGTTCTGTTGTTGAATTTGACGAAGGTTGTTCATATGATCGTAGCTCTTGTGTTCACCTTTGTGAGCATTGCGGGAATTTACGTGATGCTCTCTGCTGAATTTGTCGCAACGGTTCAAATACTAATCTACTCAGGCGCCATTACCATCATTATGCTATTTGGGATTATGCTTACCCGTCATAATGATACGAGCGAACCAGAGGAAGGTTGGATTCGAAAGACTCTCCTATTCATCGGTGTCCTCGGATTTGCGGTTGTGATGTATATCGGGGTGTATGACCTAGATTTGGCTTCTGGACCAAACACGCTTCATGAAAATAATACCGAGCAAATTGGGGTGGCGCTTTACTCAAAGTATGTGATTCCATTTGAAATCACATCTGTCATCTTATTAGTTGCTTTGATCGGATCGATTGTGTTAGCGAAAAAAGATGATGAAAAGGAGGCGGATAAGGAATGA
- the spoIID gene encoding stage II sporulation protein D gives MKLKPFVIVSAILFVVTLMIPTLVVLPFSEGKVSGKLGEETAKETVAEAPPTGPAVEVAVYRTASESVETLELDNYVTGVVASEMPATFELEALKAQALTARTYIVRQMISSEKLEVPDGALVTDTVQHQVFKNDEELRKIWGKDYSWKIEKIRKAVQETSGQILTYEGSPIDATFFSTSNGYTENSESVWQGALPYLKSVESPWDLNSKEFNGQKVVSVSDFERLLGVKVGSGDTIGKVVERTSSNRVSKVDFNGTVLTGQDIRTKLELKSTDFTWERKGDQIVINTKGYGHGVGMSQYGANGMAQEGKNYVDIAKYYYQGVEVVSSNDLLTKITAQK, from the coding sequence ATGAAACTAAAACCATTTGTAATCGTATCCGCCATTCTATTCGTCGTCACACTAATGATTCCTACACTCGTCGTGCTCCCTTTTTCAGAGGGTAAGGTAAGTGGTAAACTTGGAGAGGAAACCGCTAAAGAGACGGTCGCTGAAGCACCACCAACGGGTCCGGCCGTAGAAGTTGCTGTCTATCGTACCGCATCAGAATCAGTGGAGACACTTGAACTGGATAACTATGTAACGGGCGTTGTTGCATCAGAAATGCCAGCCACGTTTGAACTTGAAGCATTGAAGGCACAGGCGCTTACTGCAAGAACCTATATCGTGAGGCAAATGATTAGCTCAGAAAAGCTTGAGGTACCTGACGGGGCACTCGTAACGGATACGGTGCAGCACCAGGTATTTAAGAACGATGAAGAGCTTAGAAAGATTTGGGGCAAGGACTACTCTTGGAAAATAGAGAAGATCCGTAAAGCGGTACAGGAAACGAGCGGTCAAATTTTAACCTATGAGGGAAGCCCAATCGATGCGACGTTCTTTTCAACAAGTAATGGGTATACGGAAAATTCCGAATCAGTTTGGCAAGGTGCACTCCCTTATTTAAAAAGTGTCGAGAGCCCTTGGGATCTGAATTCAAAGGAATTTAACGGACAAAAGGTTGTTTCCGTTTCCGACTTTGAGCGATTGTTAGGCGTGAAGGTGGGTTCAGGTGATACGATCGGAAAAGTGGTCGAGCGTACATCTAGTAACCGAGTGAGCAAGGTCGACTTTAATGGGACCGTGCTAACCGGGCAAGATATTCGTACGAAGCTGGAATTAAAATCAACTGACTTTACGTGGGAGCGAAAAGGCGACCAAATCGTGATTAATACAAAGGGATACGGCCACGGTGTTGGTATGAGCCAATACGGGGCGAATGGAATGGCACAAGAAGGAAAGAACTACGTAGATATCGCGAAGTACTACTATCAAGGAGTAGAAGTCGTATCATCAAACGATCTGCTCACGAAGATTACTGCCCAGAAATAA
- the nuoL gene encoding NADH-quinone oxidoreductase subunit L — MMENAWIIPLFPLLSFLFLLLFGKKLKENSAFVGILLVGVSFVYSLIVLFARFTQPTYKAEGTWLSIGDVQLTAGFEVNQLNALMLVIVSLVSLLVHTYSKGYMHDDERFHVFYAYLGLFTFAMLGLVLSPNLLQTYIFWELVGVGSFLLIGFYFFKEDAKKAAKKAFIMTRIGDVGLFIGMILLFWQVGSFEYDEIFAAVEAGSISTSMITLTAILIFIGAVGKSGQFPLHTWLPDAMEGPTPVSALIHAATMVAAGVYLVAALFPLFTASETALMTVAVVGAITAIFAASIGLVQTDIKRILAYSTVSQLGYMMLALGSAGYVAGVFHLMTHAFFKALLFLAAGSVIHAVHTQNIEEMGGLWKKLRVTGPLFLVGTLAISGVPLFSGFFSKDEILISAWVHGNTALFWLAVIAAFFTAFYMFRLFFLVFTGEARKEIKQVHESPAVMTLPMVVLGVLAVVAGYVNTPWFGTFLGDWLVEGNEALGHGHVEGPAWIMIVATLVSLAGIFIAYLMYGKKSLSRDWLSSRAPVTYSVLYNKYFIDEFYELTIVKLTKFFSLFLKYIEVFIVEGIVNLVTQIVQTFGKTGSRVHNGQVQMYGTVAFVGLAVLFVIFAVTGGYFG; from the coding sequence TTGATGGAAAATGCATGGATCATACCGCTTTTCCCGCTACTATCATTTTTGTTCCTTCTTCTGTTCGGAAAAAAGCTAAAGGAAAACAGCGCCTTTGTCGGTATTCTGCTAGTGGGTGTGTCGTTTGTTTATTCGCTTATTGTCTTATTTGCGCGTTTTACACAACCGACCTATAAAGCAGAAGGCACATGGCTTTCGATCGGAGATGTTCAACTAACAGCGGGTTTTGAAGTAAACCAGTTAAATGCGCTAATGCTCGTCATCGTATCTCTTGTTAGTTTGCTTGTACATACGTATTCAAAGGGGTATATGCATGACGATGAACGCTTTCATGTCTTTTACGCGTATTTAGGATTATTTACGTTTGCAATGCTTGGTTTAGTATTATCGCCCAACCTTTTACAAACGTATATTTTCTGGGAATTAGTCGGCGTTGGCTCTTTCCTATTAATCGGTTTCTACTTTTTTAAGGAAGACGCCAAAAAGGCTGCAAAAAAAGCCTTTATCATGACCCGTATCGGGGATGTGGGCCTTTTTATCGGGATGATTCTATTATTCTGGCAGGTAGGAAGCTTTGAATACGATGAGATTTTTGCTGCGGTAGAGGCGGGTTCGATTTCTACAAGCATGATCACATTAACGGCGATCCTAATTTTCATTGGTGCCGTTGGGAAATCAGGTCAATTTCCGCTTCACACCTGGTTACCGGATGCGATGGAAGGTCCGACGCCTGTGTCGGCATTAATCCACGCGGCAACGATGGTTGCGGCAGGGGTATATTTAGTAGCAGCTTTGTTCCCGCTTTTCACCGCGAGTGAAACCGCATTAATGACAGTAGCAGTAGTGGGGGCGATTACCGCGATCTTTGCGGCTAGCATCGGCTTAGTTCAAACCGATATCAAACGGATCCTTGCTTACTCTACGGTATCTCAGTTAGGTTATATGATGTTAGCACTTGGATCAGCTGGTTATGTGGCTGGGGTATTCCACCTGATGACACACGCGTTTTTCAAAGCGTTATTATTCTTAGCAGCAGGTAGTGTTATCCATGCCGTTCATACGCAGAACATTGAAGAAATGGGTGGCTTATGGAAAAAGCTTCGCGTCACGGGTCCATTATTTTTAGTGGGGACATTGGCGATAAGTGGAGTTCCATTATTCTCCGGGTTCTTTAGTAAAGATGAAATCTTAATTTCTGCTTGGGTTCATGGAAACACGGCATTATTTTGGTTAGCAGTGATCGCCGCCTTCTTTACGGCTTTTTATATGTTCCGCTTATTCTTCCTCGTCTTTACTGGTGAGGCTAGAAAAGAAATCAAGCAGGTACACGAGTCTCCTGCAGTAATGACACTTCCAATGGTTGTGCTTGGAGTACTAGCAGTGGTTGCTGGTTATGTGAACACACCTTGGTTTGGAACATTTTTAGGAGATTGGTTAGTGGAGGGGAATGAAGCACTTGGCCATGGTCACGTCGAAGGTCCAGCGTGGATTATGATTGTGGCAACACTTGTGTCACTTGCGGGAATTTTCATTGCTTACCTCATGTATGGGAAAAAGTCTCTGTCACGCGATTGGTTATCCAGCCGTGCACCAGTGACGTACAGTGTTTTATACAACAAATACTTTATAGATGAATTTTACGAGTTAACGATTGTGAAGTTAACCAAGTTCTTTAGCTTGTTCCTCAAGTATATTGAAGTGTTTATTGTGGAAGGAATCGTTAACCTCGTTACCCAGATTGTTCAAACGTTTGGAAAAACAGGTTCACGCGTACATAACGGTCAGGTGCAAATGTACGGAACCGTTGCCTTTGTTGGCTTAGCCGTCTTATTTGTAATTTTTGCTGTAACAGGGGGGTACTTCGGATGA
- a CDS encoding VanZ family protein: MKKFLWTLPLAYMALIWTLSSFPADKFVALPDLSLDRIIKESLHLVEFGILYLLFALALYGNGQLTKKTSLLFAIIACLYGALDEIHQSFVPYRSATWIDLVKDVIGVTVAYYFVNRFYFLKKNKLEQKL, from the coding sequence ATGAAAAAATTTCTTTGGACCCTTCCCCTTGCATATATGGCGCTGATTTGGACACTATCCAGCTTTCCGGCCGACAAATTCGTCGCCTTGCCCGACTTGTCCCTTGACCGCATCATTAAAGAGTCACTACACCTGGTCGAATTTGGAATTCTATACCTCCTCTTCGCCCTTGCACTATATGGAAATGGACAGCTCACAAAAAAGACAAGCCTCCTCTTTGCGATCATCGCTTGCCTGTACGGGGCACTTGATGAAATTCACCAGTCCTTCGTTCCCTACCGCTCCGCCACATGGATTGACCTTGTAAAGGACGTTATTGGTGTCACCGTAGCTTATTATTTCGTAAACCGATTTTATTTTTTGAAAAAAAATAAGCTAGAGCAAAAGCTCTAG
- a CDS encoding peptidoglycan DD-metalloendopeptidase family protein codes for MREEEKKRSSQDSNVKRFLKKRWAFPAIYLGSAAIILTAVLWYQSSATDSDKFGYNNEATDVTDKKFNEPAVEVSRTMENFVMPVTDPNKVEIQKQFYDNNGSTEQQEAALVFYDNSYHPNTGIDIVQKDGEAFDVVAALSGTVTKVVDNDSLLGNVIEIEHDKGIVTQYQSVSDIKVKVGDEVKQGKSIATAGESLVNEEAGVHVHFEIRKDGVALNPIDYFQKPLSSLKEVNVSDMENSGKDDPNAVEEEEEATDDAAEKKAAEEEDADKSTEKEGTDSGKEETPGTEEGTDSTDNSDA; via the coding sequence ATGAGAGAGGAAGAAAAGAAACGATCTTCTCAAGATTCAAATGTTAAGCGCTTTTTAAAGAAAAGATGGGCATTCCCAGCAATTTATCTAGGAAGCGCAGCGATCATTTTAACCGCGGTTTTATGGTATCAAAGCAGTGCAACAGATTCAGACAAGTTTGGGTACAACAACGAGGCTACTGACGTTACAGACAAGAAGTTCAATGAGCCAGCTGTTGAAGTATCACGTACAATGGAAAACTTTGTAATGCCGGTGACAGATCCAAACAAGGTCGAAATTCAAAAGCAATTCTATGATAATAACGGCTCAACAGAACAGCAAGAAGCAGCCCTAGTATTCTACGACAATTCATACCACCCAAACACAGGTATTGATATTGTTCAAAAAGATGGGGAAGCATTCGATGTAGTTGCAGCTCTTAGCGGAACAGTGACAAAAGTGGTTGATAACGATTCTCTACTTGGTAATGTGATTGAAATTGAGCATGACAAAGGAATTGTAACACAATATCAATCAGTTAGTGACATCAAAGTAAAAGTTGGCGATGAAGTTAAGCAAGGTAAGTCAATCGCAACTGCAGGTGAAAGCCTAGTTAATGAAGAAGCTGGCGTTCACGTTCACTTTGAAATTCGCAAAGATGGAGTAGCTTTAAATCCAATTGACTATTTCCAAAAGCCTTTAAGTTCATTAAAAGAAGTAAATGTGTCTGATATGGAAAACAGCGGAAAAGATGATCCAAATGCAGTAGAAGAAGAAGAGGAAGCAACGGATGACGCAGCAGAAAAGAAAGCTGCTGAAGAAGAAGATGCGGACAAGTCTACTGAAAAAGAAGGAACAGATTCTGGTAAAGAAGAAACTCCTGGAACTGAAGAAGGAACTGACAGCACAGATAATTCTGATGCATAG